Proteins from a genomic interval of Microbacterium abyssi:
- a CDS encoding acetyl-CoA C-acetyltransferase has protein sequence MAEAYIVDAVRSPVGKRGGSLSSIHPADLGAHSLRALVERTGIDAGVIDDVIIGATDTLGGQAGNVGRTAALVAGFPEHVPGVTVDRQCGSSQQAVHFAAQAVMSGVNDLVIAGGLQNMSQLPISSAMVAGEQYGFTTPFAESPGWQERYPDQEISQFVGAEMIAEKWNITREEMEQFALESHQRAARAQDEGRFDGEIAPLNGLDRDEGVRRDTSLERMAGLQSLTPGGRLTAAVASQISDASSAVLVASAQAVKDHGLTPRARIHHMSVRGDSPVFMLTAPIPATAYALERSGMTIDDIDLFEVNEAFASVVLAWMKETGTDPKKVNVNGGGIALGHPIGATGTRLMTTLLNELERTGGRYGLQTMCEGGGVANVTIIERL, from the coding sequence ATGGCAGAGGCATACATCGTCGACGCCGTCCGCTCGCCCGTGGGCAAGCGCGGCGGATCACTCTCGAGCATCCATCCCGCCGATCTCGGTGCACACAGCCTCCGAGCACTCGTGGAGCGCACCGGCATCGATGCGGGAGTGATCGACGACGTCATCATCGGCGCGACAGACACGCTCGGCGGCCAGGCGGGCAACGTCGGTCGTACTGCCGCGCTGGTGGCAGGATTCCCCGAGCACGTTCCGGGCGTCACGGTCGATCGCCAGTGCGGGTCCAGCCAGCAGGCGGTGCATTTCGCGGCGCAGGCCGTGATGAGCGGCGTGAACGACCTCGTGATCGCGGGCGGACTGCAGAACATGTCGCAGCTGCCGATCTCCTCGGCGATGGTCGCCGGCGAACAATACGGCTTCACGACCCCGTTCGCCGAGTCGCCCGGCTGGCAGGAGCGCTACCCCGATCAGGAGATCTCGCAGTTCGTCGGCGCGGAGATGATCGCCGAGAAGTGGAACATCACCCGCGAAGAGATGGAGCAGTTCGCGCTGGAGAGCCACCAGCGCGCGGCACGCGCACAGGACGAAGGGCGCTTCGACGGTGAGATCGCACCGCTGAACGGACTCGATCGCGACGAGGGAGTCCGGCGCGACACATCGCTCGAGCGCATGGCGGGCCTGCAGTCGCTGACTCCCGGCGGACGGCTGACCGCTGCGGTCGCCTCGCAGATCAGCGACGCATCGAGCGCAGTGCTCGTCGCGAGCGCGCAGGCGGTGAAGGACCACGGACTCACCCCGCGTGCCCGCATCCACCACATGTCGGTGCGCGGCGACAGCCCTGTCTTCATGCTCACCGCCCCCATCCCCGCGACGGCTTATGCGCTGGAGCGCTCCGGCATGACCATCGACGACATCGATCTGTTCGAGGTGAACGAGGCGTTCGCGTCGGTCGTACTCGCATGGATGAAGGAGACCGGAACCGATCCGAAGAAGGTGAACGTCAATGGCGGCGGCATCGCGCTCGGGCATCCGATCGGTGCGACGGGCACACGACTCATGACGACGCTGCTCAACGAACTGGAGCGCACCGGAGGCCGCTACGGCTTGCAGACGATGTGCGAGGGCGGCGGAGTCGCGAACGTGACGATCATCGAGCGTCTCTGA
- a CDS encoding SDR family oxidoreductase: MSNTAPEYVPGHELLAGKRVVITAAAGAGIGQAIAIRALEEGAALVVLGDTHAGRLAEAQQELGERFGVDRVRTAVCDVTVEEQVAAFLDLAEDGGPIDVMINNAGLGGSVSILDMTDEQWDKVLDVTLTGTFRCIRAVGRRMVAAGTAGVIVNNASVIGWRAQVEQAHYAAAKAGVMALTRSAAMDLAPHGIRVNAVSPSLAMHPFLEKVTSPEMLEQLKAREAFGRAAEPWEVANVMVFLASGYSSYMTGEVVAVSSQHP; this comes from the coding sequence ATGAGCAACACCGCACCCGAGTACGTCCCAGGCCACGAGCTGCTGGCAGGCAAGCGCGTCGTCATCACCGCTGCCGCCGGCGCGGGCATCGGTCAAGCGATCGCCATCCGCGCTCTCGAGGAGGGGGCGGCGCTCGTCGTCCTCGGCGATACCCATGCCGGTCGCCTCGCAGAGGCGCAGCAAGAGCTCGGCGAACGCTTCGGAGTCGACCGCGTGCGCACGGCCGTGTGCGATGTGACGGTGGAGGAACAGGTCGCGGCCTTCCTCGACCTCGCGGAAGACGGCGGACCGATCGACGTGATGATCAACAATGCCGGCCTGGGGGGCTCGGTGTCGATCCTCGACATGACCGACGAGCAATGGGACAAGGTCCTCGATGTGACGCTCACCGGCACGTTCCGCTGCATCCGCGCAGTGGGCCGCCGTATGGTCGCGGCAGGCACTGCCGGCGTGATCGTCAACAACGCCTCGGTCATCGGCTGGCGCGCGCAGGTGGAGCAGGCCCACTACGCCGCGGCCAAGGCCGGCGTGATGGCACTCACCCGCAGCGCCGCGATGGATCTCGCTCCGCACGGCATCCGCGTCAACGCGGTGTCGCCGAGTCTGGCGATGCACCCGTTCCTGGAGAAGGTCACCTCACCGGAGATGCTTGAGCAGCTCAAGGCACGCGAGGCGTTCGGCCGTGCGGCAGAGCCTTGGGAGGTCGCCAACGTCATGGTGTTCCTCGCCAGCGGATACTCCTCATACATGACCGGCGAGGTCGTCGCCGTCAGCAGTCAGCACCCGTGA
- a CDS encoding acyl-CoA dehydrogenase family protein — protein sequence MDATQHDADERFRAEIREWLSENLSGRFAALRGRGGSGREHEDFEARLEWNRHMAASGWTCVAWPVEYGGRGLSIAQQVIFHEEYARADAPARVNHLGEELLGPTLIAHGTAEQKARFLPGIVAVEELWCQGYSEPGAGSDLAAVSTKAVLNGDEWSITGQKVWTSLAQHADWCFVIARTEQGSTRHRGLSYLLVPMDQSGIEVRPILQLTATSEFNEVFFDDARTASDLVVGGEGNGFKVAMATLGFERGVSTLAQQIAFRRELDAVIATAQRTGAIDDAVIHDRLARADMDLEVIRQHALRTLGGEQGDSASVTKLLWSNWHRSLGELAMQAAGPASLVVGDDYALDDLQTLFLFSRSDTIYGGSDEIQRNVIAERVLGLPREARP from the coding sequence ATGGACGCGACGCAGCACGACGCGGATGAGCGGTTCCGCGCCGAGATCCGCGAGTGGCTGAGTGAGAATCTCTCCGGCCGCTTCGCCGCACTACGCGGCCGCGGCGGCTCCGGACGCGAGCACGAAGACTTCGAGGCGCGCCTGGAATGGAATCGTCACATGGCGGCATCCGGCTGGACGTGCGTGGCCTGGCCGGTCGAGTACGGCGGACGAGGGCTCAGCATCGCGCAGCAGGTCATCTTCCATGAGGAGTACGCCAGGGCGGATGCTCCGGCCAGGGTCAACCACCTCGGTGAGGAACTGCTCGGCCCCACCCTCATCGCGCACGGCACGGCCGAGCAGAAGGCGCGCTTCCTGCCCGGCATCGTCGCCGTCGAAGAGCTGTGGTGCCAGGGATACTCCGAGCCCGGCGCCGGGTCGGACCTCGCCGCAGTCTCGACGAAGGCCGTGCTCAACGGCGACGAGTGGTCGATCACGGGTCAGAAGGTGTGGACGTCGCTCGCGCAGCACGCCGACTGGTGCTTCGTGATCGCCCGCACCGAGCAGGGCTCGACGCGTCACAGGGGCCTCTCCTACTTGCTGGTGCCGATGGATCAGTCCGGCATCGAGGTGCGTCCGATCCTGCAGCTCACCGCGACCAGCGAGTTCAACGAGGTCTTCTTCGACGACGCCCGCACCGCGTCGGACCTCGTCGTCGGCGGCGAGGGCAACGGATTCAAGGTCGCCATGGCGACGCTCGGGTTCGAACGCGGCGTCTCGACGCTTGCCCAGCAGATCGCGTTCCGCCGCGAGTTGGATGCCGTGATCGCCACCGCGCAGCGCACCGGTGCCATCGACGACGCGGTGATCCACGATCGGCTGGCGAGGGCCGACATGGATCTCGAAGTCATCCGTCAGCACGCGCTGCGCACACTCGGCGGCGAGCAGGGCGACAGCGCCTCAGTGACGAAGCTGCTCTGGTCGAATTGGCACCGCAGCCTCGGAGAGCTGGCCATGCAGGCCGCCGGCCCCGCATCCCTGGTCGTCGGCGACGACTACGCGCTCGATGATCTGCAGACCCTTTTCCTGTTCAGCCGCTCCGACACGATCTACGGCGGCTCGGACGAGATCCAGCGAAACGTCATCGCCGAGCGCGTGCTCGGCCTGCCCAGAGAGGCCCGTCCATGA
- a CDS encoding enoyl-CoA hydratase: protein MTVESADAVVTYEVRGTTAIIRLNRPQYRNAQNSKVTYALDAAFIRAVDDDAVKTIVLGGNGKHFCAGHDIGTPERDIDESFERKAVIWWDHVGAQGVDSRFARESEVYLGMCRRWREIPKPVIAMVQGACIAGGLMLAWSCDFIVASEDAFFQDPVVSMGIPGVEYFAHPWVTNPRAAKEMLYTGDRMPADRAYELGMVNHVVPRDELEETTLALAERIGRMPRLGLALTKKAVNQAEDLQGMRAGMDSVFGLHHAAHSHNAEVGGDSLGGVDVKSIKTDTEQGATK, encoded by the coding sequence ATGACCGTAGAATCCGCCGATGCCGTGGTCACCTATGAGGTACGCGGCACGACCGCGATCATCCGGCTGAACCGCCCCCAGTATCGCAATGCGCAGAACTCGAAGGTCACCTACGCGCTGGATGCCGCATTCATCCGCGCCGTCGACGACGATGCCGTGAAGACGATCGTCCTCGGCGGCAACGGCAAGCACTTCTGCGCCGGCCACGACATCGGCACGCCTGAGCGCGACATCGATGAGAGCTTCGAGCGCAAGGCCGTCATCTGGTGGGACCACGTCGGAGCGCAGGGCGTCGACTCGCGCTTCGCCCGCGAATCCGAGGTGTACCTGGGCATGTGCCGGCGCTGGCGGGAGATCCCCAAGCCCGTCATCGCCATGGTGCAGGGCGCCTGCATCGCCGGCGGCCTCATGCTCGCCTGGTCGTGTGATTTCATCGTCGCCTCGGAGGACGCGTTCTTCCAGGACCCGGTCGTCTCGATGGGCATCCCCGGTGTGGAGTACTTCGCCCACCCCTGGGTGACCAACCCCCGCGCCGCCAAGGAGATGCTCTACACAGGCGACCGGATGCCCGCCGATCGCGCCTACGAGCTCGGCATGGTCAACCATGTGGTTCCCCGCGACGAGCTGGAGGAGACGACCCTCGCTCTGGCCGAGCGCATCGGCAGGATGCCCCGCCTCGGGCTCGCCCTGACGAAGAAGGCCGTGAACCAGGCTGAAGACCTTCAGGGCATGCGCGCGGGCATGGACTCGGTGTTCGGCCTGCATCACGCGGCGCATTCGCACAACGCCGAAGTCGGCGGCGACTCGCTCGGCGGCGTAGACGTGAAGTCCATCAAGACGGACACAGAGCAGGGAGCGACGAAGTGA
- a CDS encoding acyl-CoA dehydrogenase family protein yields the protein MNLDLTPEQGAFAAEARAWLEAHVPETPLPSMDTEAGFAAHREWEATLAAGRWSVVSWPEQYGGRDVGITEWVLFEEEYYRAGAPTRVAQNGISLLAPILFEHGTPEQHERFLGPMTDGSLIWAQAWSEPGAGSDLAAIRSTASRDDERGGWVLNGQKIWSSRAAWADRGFGLFRSDPEAQRHRGLTYFLFPMDAAGITVRPIAQLDGTTGFAEIFFDDVFVPDEDVLGAPGDGWRVAMSTAGNERGLSLRAPGRFLAATDRLIALQSDADSPGEDNAVVDAWIGAEAYRLFTWQTVSTLLEGGSVGAEGSINKVFWSELDLHIHETALRILGPEGELRGASATEGGRWVDDYQFSLAGPIYAGTNEVQRNIIAERILGLPRSGTGRRA from the coding sequence GTGAACCTCGACCTCACCCCCGAGCAGGGGGCCTTCGCCGCTGAGGCGCGCGCCTGGCTCGAAGCCCACGTGCCCGAGACGCCCCTGCCGTCGATGGACACGGAGGCGGGCTTCGCCGCGCACCGGGAGTGGGAGGCGACGCTCGCCGCCGGGCGGTGGTCGGTGGTGTCGTGGCCGGAGCAGTACGGCGGAAGAGACGTCGGCATCACCGAGTGGGTGCTGTTCGAGGAGGAGTACTACCGCGCCGGCGCACCTACTCGCGTCGCACAGAACGGCATCTCGCTGCTCGCGCCGATCCTGTTCGAGCACGGCACGCCCGAGCAGCACGAGCGCTTCCTCGGCCCGATGACCGACGGATCGCTGATCTGGGCGCAGGCCTGGTCCGAGCCGGGCGCCGGCAGCGACCTGGCCGCGATCCGGAGCACGGCCAGCCGCGACGACGAGCGCGGCGGCTGGGTGCTCAACGGCCAGAAGATCTGGAGCTCGCGCGCTGCATGGGCCGATCGCGGCTTCGGTCTGTTCCGCTCCGACCCCGAGGCGCAGCGGCACCGCGGACTCACCTACTTCCTCTTCCCGATGGATGCCGCAGGCATCACCGTCCGCCCGATCGCACAGCTCGACGGCACGACCGGGTTCGCGGAGATCTTCTTCGATGACGTGTTCGTGCCGGATGAGGATGTTCTGGGTGCGCCGGGCGACGGATGGCGCGTCGCCATGAGCACGGCCGGAAACGAGCGCGGCCTTTCGCTGCGTGCTCCCGGACGGTTTCTCGCCGCGACGGATCGCCTCATCGCCCTGCAGTCCGATGCGGACAGCCCCGGCGAGGACAACGCGGTCGTCGACGCCTGGATCGGCGCGGAGGCGTACCGCCTGTTCACCTGGCAGACCGTGAGCACCCTGCTCGAGGGTGGTTCGGTCGGCGCCGAAGGCAGCATCAACAAGGTGTTCTGGTCCGAGCTCGACCTGCACATCCATGAGACGGCACTGCGCATCCTCGGCCCTGAAGGAGAGCTGCGCGGCGCCTCCGCCACCGAAGGCGGACGGTGGGTCGACGACTATCAGTTCTCCCTCGCCGGGCCGATCTACGCGGGCACGAACGAGGTCCAGCGCAACATCATCGCGGAGCGGATTCTTGGTCTCCCCCGCAGCGGAACCGGAAGGCGCGCATGA
- a CDS encoding acyl-CoA dehydrogenase family protein, translating to MRFLPTEEQVAFTEAIDDIVEGGGGADIARSWADGATSAGLALWRRFGEMGLLGLRVSEAAGGFGGTLTDLAVVFERLGYHGVPGPYLETVALLPSLVDDDTRAELAGGAIATAAVDGIAPAALDARIATHRYIVQDGALASGEIEEELTSVAPTRRLARLTQSGSAAPLEPGALAGALNEAAIAAAATLVGAGERMLDEAVSYAKVREQFGHPIGEFQALKHQLADVRIALSFARPLVWNAALRADQSDADRAVSAAKVAAGDAAMLAARTSLQVHGAIGYTAEHALRIWLGLAPALSAAWGTPEFHRARIARAILPKER from the coding sequence ATGCGATTCCTGCCCACAGAAGAACAGGTCGCCTTCACCGAGGCCATCGACGACATCGTCGAGGGCGGAGGCGGAGCAGACATCGCCCGCAGCTGGGCCGACGGGGCCACGTCCGCGGGGCTCGCTCTGTGGCGCCGATTCGGCGAGATGGGCCTGCTCGGGCTTCGCGTGAGCGAGGCGGCCGGGGGCTTCGGCGGCACGCTGACCGACCTGGCGGTCGTGTTCGAGCGACTCGGATACCACGGTGTTCCCGGTCCCTACCTCGAGACCGTCGCGCTGCTCCCGTCGCTCGTCGATGACGACACCAGGGCGGAACTCGCGGGTGGTGCCATCGCGACCGCAGCTGTCGACGGCATCGCACCCGCCGCGCTCGATGCGCGCATCGCAACGCACCGCTACATCGTCCAGGACGGTGCGCTGGCTAGCGGCGAGATCGAGGAAGAGCTGACCTCTGTCGCGCCGACCCGGCGCCTTGCACGTCTGACCCAGAGCGGCTCCGCTGCTCCGCTCGAGCCCGGTGCGCTCGCGGGCGCGCTGAACGAGGCCGCCATTGCGGCGGCAGCAACGCTCGTCGGCGCCGGGGAGCGGATGCTGGACGAAGCCGTCTCCTATGCGAAGGTGCGCGAGCAGTTCGGTCATCCGATCGGCGAATTCCAGGCACTCAAGCACCAACTCGCCGATGTGCGCATCGCGCTGAGCTTCGCTCGGCCGCTGGTATGGAATGCCGCGTTGCGCGCAGACCAGTCAGATGCTGACAGGGCAGTCTCTGCAGCGAAGGTCGCCGCAGGCGATGCGGCGATGCTCGCCGCCCGCACCTCACTGCAGGTGCACGGAGCTATCGGCTACACCGCAGAGCACGCCCTGCGCATCTGGCTCGGCCTCGCACCAGCGCTCTCCGCGGCCTGGGGCACGCCCGAGTTCCACCGGGCGCGGATCGCCCGCGCTATCCTCCCGAAGGAGCGGTGA
- a CDS encoding acyl-CoA dehydrogenase family protein, whose product MSFEPDEDQQELVALVRGVLSQRADSAANRRALDSAERYDAELWRLLCEEIGIAGMAIPEEYGGAGFTLREAQLVLEEIGYSLAPSPYLGSVAIAAQAIVASGDRDAATRLLPAIAEGSSSAALAWADPSGRFSPDNAGVRAADHSGWTLTGTSGFVLDGATADVLIVIAQTPEGPRLFEVSDAGAVAREDSRTMDQTMRLATLRFDATPARALGDADPAVLETVRALALAATSAVQAGSAARALDETVAYAKQRVQFGRQIGSFQAIKHRLADMHVQAEIARTASRAASDALAEGADDRFTLAVIAKATCSEALEQIASETIQLHGGIAITWEHDAHLIFKRAHSLGQLFGTPRELREAWVL is encoded by the coding sequence ATGTCATTCGAACCCGATGAGGATCAGCAGGAGCTCGTCGCGCTTGTACGCGGAGTCCTGAGCCAGCGTGCCGACAGCGCGGCGAACCGTCGCGCCCTGGACAGCGCCGAACGCTACGACGCGGAGCTGTGGCGTCTGCTGTGCGAGGAGATCGGCATCGCCGGGATGGCGATACCCGAGGAATACGGCGGCGCCGGCTTCACCCTGCGCGAGGCGCAGCTGGTGCTGGAGGAGATCGGATACTCGCTCGCCCCGTCGCCTTATCTCGGCTCCGTCGCCATCGCCGCACAGGCCATCGTCGCTTCTGGCGATCGGGACGCCGCGACTCGACTGCTGCCGGCGATCGCTGAAGGCTCGTCGTCGGCCGCACTCGCGTGGGCGGACCCGTCCGGCCGATTCTCTCCCGACAACGCGGGTGTCCGAGCAGCGGATCACAGCGGCTGGACGCTGACCGGCACGAGCGGATTCGTGCTCGACGGTGCGACCGCTGACGTACTGATCGTGATCGCACAGACGCCCGAGGGCCCGCGCCTGTTCGAGGTGTCCGATGCAGGCGCCGTCGCGCGCGAGGACAGCCGGACGATGGATCAGACCATGCGCCTGGCGACGCTGCGCTTCGACGCGACGCCTGCCCGTGCGCTCGGCGACGCTGATCCCGCTGTGCTGGAGACAGTGCGCGCACTCGCTCTCGCCGCGACCAGCGCCGTGCAGGCCGGCAGTGCCGCCCGCGCCCTCGACGAGACCGTGGCCTATGCGAAGCAGCGGGTGCAATTCGGACGGCAGATCGGATCGTTCCAGGCGATCAAGCATCGCCTGGCCGACATGCACGTGCAGGCAGAGATCGCACGTACGGCATCGCGAGCCGCATCCGACGCCCTCGCAGAAGGTGCGGACGACCGCTTCACGCTTGCCGTGATCGCCAAGGCGACCTGCTCCGAAGCACTCGAGCAGATCGCATCGGAGACGATCCAACTGCACGGCGGCATCGCGATCACCTGGGAGCACGATGCACACCTGATCTTCAAGCGCGCGCACTCCCTCGGGCAGCTCTTCGGCACGCCGCGCGAGCTCCGCGAGGCCTGGGTCCTCTGA
- a CDS encoding nuclear transport factor 2 family protein, translating to MNAAAQFADWRAVTRVIARYGRFADQRRPEDMADLFVADGRMLMYRPRAETPAESPQGREQLIRAFSALSQFAVTSHVLSPSDVEIDGDNARVHTYCMSHHIREAPDGRTRFTLADRYDDTLVRVGDQWLFQERRKYTDWTESTPLRR from the coding sequence ATGAACGCTGCGGCGCAGTTCGCGGACTGGCGGGCGGTCACGCGTGTGATCGCCCGCTACGGGCGCTTCGCCGACCAGCGGCGACCGGAGGACATGGCAGACCTGTTCGTCGCCGATGGCCGGATGCTGATGTACCGGCCGCGGGCCGAGACACCCGCCGAGTCGCCGCAGGGCCGCGAGCAGCTCATCCGCGCTTTCAGTGCACTGTCGCAGTTCGCTGTGACCAGCCATGTGCTGTCACCGAGCGATGTCGAGATCGACGGTGACAACGCACGCGTGCACACCTACTGCATGTCGCACCACATCCGCGAGGCGCCGGACGGGCGCACGCGGTTCACGCTCGCCGACCGGTATGACGACACGCTCGTGCGCGTTGGCGACCAGTGGCTGTTCCAGGAGCGCCGCAAGTACACCGACTGGACCGAGTCCACTCCGCTTCGGCGCTGA
- a CDS encoding gamma carbonic anhydrase family protein, protein MPVYEFDGVVPVVDPTAFVHETASLIGDVIIGPGCYIGPFASLRGDFGRIVVGEGSNVQDSCVIHAFPGADAVLDPNSHVGHGAVLHGCRIGSFALIGIGVTVLDGAEIGADSLIGAGAVVTAGTVVPEGSKVLGAPAKVIGPLDEQAKAWKRNGVRIYQELARRSRESLRPVPPLSAVEPDRRRTAWSADAATPLHRKRAEGAS, encoded by the coding sequence ATGCCTGTGTACGAGTTCGACGGCGTCGTGCCGGTCGTCGACCCGACGGCGTTCGTGCACGAGACCGCGAGCCTGATCGGCGATGTGATCATCGGCCCCGGATGCTATATCGGACCATTCGCGAGCCTGCGCGGTGACTTCGGCCGCATCGTCGTGGGGGAGGGCTCGAACGTGCAGGACTCCTGCGTGATCCATGCCTTCCCTGGCGCAGACGCCGTACTCGATCCGAACAGCCACGTCGGCCACGGTGCGGTGCTGCACGGGTGCCGGATCGGCTCCTTCGCACTGATCGGCATCGGCGTCACCGTGCTCGACGGCGCGGAGATCGGCGCGGACTCTCTCATCGGAGCGGGAGCGGTGGTGACGGCCGGCACCGTCGTGCCGGAAGGGTCCAAGGTGCTCGGCGCGCCCGCGAAGGTGATCGGCCCGCTCGATGAGCAGGCCAAGGCGTGGAAGCGAAACGGCGTGCGCATCTATCAGGAGCTCGCGCGTCGCAGTCGCGAGAGCCTGCGTCCGGTTCCGCCGCTCAGTGCAGTCGAACCGGATCGGCGGCGCACCGCATGGTCAGCGGATGCCGCGACTCCGCTGCACCGGAAAAGGGCTGAAGGCGCCTCATGA
- a CDS encoding SDR family NAD(P)-dependent oxidoreductase has protein sequence MNATPIIDLTDKIALITGAAGGQGRSHARLFHQLGARLVLTDLDGDAVTEFAAEFGDDAIGIAHDVSSAAAWNDVVENAKQAFGRVDILVNNAGFCPEGPLADTSEKVIRLTLDVNLIGPMLGVQALLPLMKNGGASVVNIASTAGVSGYANRVPYSASKWGLRGVSHALAHELSEWGIRVNTVCPGAVDTPMITEDTRAGVGFISRIPIPRAGRPEEISNLVAFLASDASSYCTGQDFVIDGGQVA, from the coding sequence ATGAACGCAACGCCCATCATCGATCTGACCGACAAGATCGCGCTCATCACCGGAGCAGCCGGCGGGCAGGGCCGCTCGCATGCCAGGCTCTTCCACCAGCTCGGCGCGCGTCTCGTGCTCACCGACCTCGACGGCGATGCCGTCACGGAGTTCGCCGCAGAGTTCGGCGATGATGCGATCGGGATCGCCCATGATGTCAGCTCGGCCGCAGCCTGGAACGATGTCGTCGAGAACGCGAAGCAGGCGTTCGGGCGCGTCGACATTCTCGTCAACAACGCTGGTTTCTGCCCGGAGGGACCGCTGGCCGACACCTCGGAGAAGGTGATCCGGCTCACGCTCGATGTCAACCTCATAGGTCCGATGCTCGGCGTACAGGCACTTCTGCCCCTGATGAAGAACGGCGGTGCCTCCGTCGTCAACATCGCCTCCACCGCCGGCGTTTCCGGCTATGCGAACCGCGTGCCGTACTCGGCGTCGAAGTGGGGTCTTCGGGGTGTGTCGCATGCGCTCGCTCATGAGCTCTCCGAGTGGGGAATCCGCGTGAACACCGTGTGCCCGGGCGCTGTCGACACTCCGATGATCACGGAAGACACCCGTGCCGGTGTCGGCTTCATCTCCCGCATCCCGATTCCACGCGCCGGACGCCCCGAGGAGATCTCGAATCTCGTCGCGTTCCTCGCGAGCGACGCCAGCAGCTACTGCACGGGACAGGACTTCGTGATCGACGGCGGCCAGGTCGCCTGA
- a CDS encoding VOC family protein, producing MSTIHHIGITVSDLASATTFYRTLSGGEAIGPLIKSGPAVEAATGYPGVEISMTFVRASNDVFIELLEYRGADAPRIDPNNGHIGAAHPAIVVDDIEAAIAQATDLGYPPLSATMVAGTGPLKGYRYVYILGPDEVRVELLQAPHSSSS from the coding sequence ATGAGTACGATTCATCACATCGGCATCACCGTGAGCGACCTGGCATCGGCGACGACGTTCTACCGGACGCTCAGCGGCGGCGAGGCCATCGGTCCGCTGATCAAGAGCGGGCCCGCTGTCGAGGCCGCCACCGGCTACCCCGGCGTGGAGATCTCGATGACCTTCGTACGCGCCTCCAATGACGTCTTCATCGAGCTGCTGGAATACCGCGGCGCCGACGCCCCGCGCATCGACCCGAACAACGGTCACATCGGCGCCGCGCACCCCGCGATCGTCGTCGATGACATCGAGGCGGCCATCGCACAAGCGACGGACCTCGGGTATCCCCCGCTTTCCGCGACGATGGTCGCCGGCACCGGCCCCCTCAAGGGTTACCGCTATGTGTACATACTCGGACCGGACGAGGTCCGGGTCGAACTGCTGCAGGCGCCTCATTCTTCTTCTTCCTGA
- a CDS encoding flavin reductase family protein produces MFRDVLGHFPTGVVVITARDPEDEPVAMVVGSFTSVSLDPPLVAFLPTRTSSSYERMRGAEGFCVNVLSEDQEELCRRLASRDPHKFDGVAWRPSPAGNPILDGSVAWIDCTVTARHTEGDHDIVIGAVTALDTEEPAGPLLFFQGGYGRFDRRREDDDAAQLSRQLQIADATRPHLEALARETGLETYTQSLVGGDLLILAAASGSERSVREHIGRRLPLRMPYGATFPAFDQSLVSRWTPPRQALPAGDAGVEERLERVRRRGWSVGLVAQDHDEHWATISRHGRDSGHTGVDVRIRAALESIADAYEPADDVLDTGALSVRILSAPVFDSTGAMVLSIVLFGFPPDAEPAQVRRWTDRLTSTAEAASKGLSVPGAQEEEE; encoded by the coding sequence GTGTTCCGAGATGTTCTCGGTCATTTCCCCACCGGAGTGGTCGTCATCACCGCCAGGGATCCCGAGGACGAACCCGTAGCGATGGTCGTCGGATCATTCACATCGGTCTCCCTCGACCCTCCGCTGGTCGCGTTCCTGCCGACCCGCACGTCCTCGAGCTATGAGCGGATGCGCGGCGCGGAAGGCTTCTGCGTGAATGTGCTGAGCGAGGATCAGGAAGAGCTGTGCCGTCGCCTCGCGAGTCGGGACCCCCACAAGTTCGATGGGGTCGCGTGGCGCCCCTCCCCGGCGGGCAACCCTATCCTCGACGGCTCCGTGGCCTGGATCGACTGCACAGTGACGGCTCGGCACACGGAGGGGGATCACGACATCGTGATCGGTGCCGTCACCGCGCTCGACACCGAGGAGCCCGCGGGCCCGTTGCTGTTCTTCCAAGGAGGATACGGGCGGTTCGACCGACGCCGGGAGGACGACGATGCCGCACAGCTCAGCCGGCAGCTGCAGATCGCTGACGCTACTCGTCCCCACCTTGAAGCACTTGCGAGAGAGACCGGGCTCGAGACCTACACTCAGTCGCTCGTCGGCGGGGATCTGCTGATTCTGGCTGCTGCCTCGGGATCCGAAAGATCGGTCCGGGAACACATCGGTCGACGGTTGCCGCTGCGGATGCCGTATGGCGCGACGTTCCCCGCGTTCGACCAGTCCCTGGTCTCACGATGGACACCGCCACGACAGGCTCTTCCCGCGGGTGACGCGGGCGTGGAAGAGCGGCTCGAACGAGTGCGCCGCCGCGGCTGGTCCGTCGGCCTCGTCGCGCAGGATCACGACGAGCACTGGGCGACGATCTCACGCCATGGCAGAGACAGCGGACATACCGGCGTGGATGTGCGCATCCGTGCAGCGCTGGAGAGCATCGCGGACGCGTACGAACCGGCCGATGACGTGCTCGACACGGGCGCACTGAGTGTGCGAATCCTGTCGGCACCTGTTTTCGACTCCACCGGGGCGATGGTCCTGAGCATCGTGCTGTTCGGATTTCCGCCCGACGCCGAACCCGCGCAGGTCCGGCGATGGACGGATCGGCTCACTTCCACGGCCGAGGCCGCCTCGAAGGGCCTGTCCGTTCCGGGCGCTCAGGAAGAAGAAGAATGA